The segment tgtattataaaaatgtaagaaatataaatattatataaatacatacatacaaagtaCTAATGaccaacaataaaataaaaattagaaTAAAACAGATACAAGTTAAGAGTCTGTTGGTCGTAAACTAAGAAATAAATACTGAATGGATACATGTATCGGTTACACAGTATGCACATGTATATCAACTATGTACAGCATGTAGAATGTATATTGACAGTACTGTGTGTTTTGGGAGGTTGTCCAGTTACATATTCACCTATCATCAACATTACGTACACAGACCAACAGCTGCTAGACCGTGAACTCTGACCTTTGTTTGAGGTAACATTATACTATAGCTTACTGCCAGCTCTTTGTCTTTATTGAACACGGCAGGTGTGAAAACATGACAAGAGGCTTTTTCCAGCAGTCCACATTGACTCCCACTGGGTCTGTTTTGTCAATGAGTCACACATTGAGGGAATGACTGTTTTATAGCGATATGGTTTAATAGTGCTGCCATGCAGCGTTCGGTTAGAAGGCTTAAAACATCATGTACAGAAAAATGTTGAATGACAACATTCAGTGAAATTAAAAGTCTTATTCgaagattgggagcatttctattgccgATCAATATGTGGACGTTGCCAACAGCACGCAGCtaaccacagactgtatatcctcgtgcatacagtctgtgtatcttcttatatacagtctgtatCTTACTATATACGGTCTGTAAATCTTCTTGTATACAATCTGTGTATCTTACTATATACCGATTGTATATCTTTAAGAGATACAATCTGTATATAGGAAGATTTACAGACCGTATATAAGAAAATTCTTCTCATACACGGTTTGTATATCTTCTGATATATATTTGGCGTTATCAACTgtaactccccccaaaaaaaacaataacctGAAGATTTAGTCTAAGGCGTTCAGAAATGGAACAATCAcctaatgcccccccccccccccccccccccctcccccccctccccaccgtCTGTCTAAAGCAATCCATGAACAGCCTGATATGACAGGAGACTGTTTGAATAACATTCCCTCTGTGCTCCACCAGACAGCTCACTTTGCCTGacgtctcctccacctcccggCGTCCGTCCATTACGCTCCAAAGCAATGCGTTCCACTCCAGCGAGCTAACAAGCCAGGTACAAAACCCAGAGAGTGAGTGCTGCTCTGTTCTTGGGAGGCTGTGTGTTAAAAAGGGCAAAGATGGCCATGCTCTTCAAGGGAACATCGGCGCGCACACGTTCCCTCTTTAACCCTACAGCACATCCAAAGCACGTGGCTTTTGAATAGAACATAGAAAACAGCTGTGGTTCCCCATCAGTAAAGGGCTGTCTGCTGATAGAGGTACAGAGGTGACCATGTTCTAATAGGTATAGTGTAGGTAAAACACTGATTATGGATAAGAACCTCACACAACACCACCTCAAAACATCCCAACCATCCCTCCAAGTCTGCGTTGTGAAGCATTGCAGTAAAGTCCACTCAGGCAGtttgtgtgatattgggcaataCTGAAGAATATTAATAAACCCTATCCTGGTGAAACTAAACCAAACTATCTGCTAGACTTAAGTTTGTCCCTTTTACTTAATAAAAGATACACTACTGCATGTCTTACTTAAACTCGTGGCATCATAACTAAATAAGTGCAATTCGACTTCTACCTTGAGATCGGGCAGCTCCGGGAACAGCGGATGAGCCCCTTCATTCAGGGCTCTGGATACAGCACTCAGCACGCGGGACAGGTCGCTTCCAAACGTACGGAAAACGACGGCGAACTCCCTCCCGTCCTGCACCAGGTCCTTGAGCAGCTggaagaaggaggggaggatCCAGTGGTACAGTTGCCCACCCTCGCCTTTCACAGACAGCTCTCTGTCCGCCTGCAGGGAACAAAGTCAGGTCAGTAGCACGTACTCGCATCAGGGATCAAGGATGCTATATTGGAtgcaactaaatatatatatacagtgtacacatatacagacacacactattTGATGAACTTGAGCAGATTTCTATAATCATAACTTCATATGGACACTTTCCATCTGGCCTTCTTCTCTTATAAGAAGCTTGCCTTGGTGCCCTCGGGCCAGCGGAACAGGTCCAGATGCTCATCCAGAATCCCGCGGAAGCGTCGCCCCTCGGCGGAGGTGAAACCCGGCGTCCGTCCAAATTGAGAGTAGTAACTAACGGCGTCGTCGCATGGCGGGAGCAGGGAGGTGGAGTCGCTCAGCCACTCCCACTTGCCTGCACAGAGAGGTTTTCATGTAGGGTCTTACATGTGAGCGAGTGCAGCATCCCAAGGTCGTTCTGCGGCTCTCGCAGGAATGCAATCTCCCTTCTAGGATATTACATTCAGGAGTGCAGCAACCACGTTAGTCAACGGCACCCGTGATTACATTTCTCCAAGGTCTCTGATGACACGCGCAGCTGTTGGAAGGCTGGAAGAAAAACGATTTCAATATGCTCCAATGAATGGCTCTAAACTATAATCAATAGGATAACTTATCACATCGCAATGAAATCATATATTGAgatacaatacaaaataatgttgttattattgacaacaacaacagtgttgtGAGTACGCATGTGGATATTATTGAAAATAACAACCACATACATACTcacattttttactttgtacTTCAATTCATTATTACATGAAAATAATATTCAGCACTTTTCACATTGTCACGTGATTAATTCACAAATGAGTAATCAAATGGTTATTTCACTGAATCGACCGGAAATGTGTTGAACAACTTGTCGTTACTTAAACGGGAACAATAAGCTCGCCGACCCGTCACACCGTAAGTAACGTCACCTTGTTTGCTCATCTTGCCCCACGTGACCGTTGAGAGGAAGTAGTCCAGGGCAGCCATTGGCCCCTGGGTCGTCAGGGTGTCCGACACCAGGATGGTGTTGTTGAGGTCCACGTGCAGGACCAGCTTTCTCCTCCGGTCGTAGTTCGAGGTCCCCGGCCCCCTGAGGACGGTCCCCGCGGGGTCACGTGCGGTCCGGGGCTCATTGACGCGTCGGCCGTTCGTCCCGTCGTGTTCTTCAGCTTCGCGGCAACTGTTCTCCCCCAAATCCGCCATTAATGACCGTTATTGGTGAGTAGACGTCCCGACTAAAACTTGCCTCCGA is part of the Cyclopterus lumpus isolate fCycLum1 chromosome 7, fCycLum1.pri, whole genome shotgun sequence genome and harbors:
- the si:dkey-32e6.3 gene encoding uncharacterized protein si:dkey-32e6.3, with amino-acid sequence MADLGENSCREAEEHDGTNGRRVNEPRTARDPAGTVLRGPGTSNYDRRRKLVLHVDLNNTILVSDTLTTQGPMAALDYFLSTVTWGKMSKQGKWEWLSDSTSLLPPCDDAVSYYSQFGRTPGFTSAEGRRFRGILDEHLDLFRWPEGTKADRELSVKGEGGQLYHWILPSFFQLLKDLVQDGREFAVVFRTFGSDLSRVLSAVSRALNEGAHPLFPELPDLKLNVNMTPGEIRCSETGTVLSRAAERLSTRDGDRGLYQYLSSVQGLGGFQDHFAWWAANAFSVRGGKPLWVDPFDQHVQHIFIDDNIRQNDEDTIVQPKVFLDPGGTETRTASTSELYDMTLVQTDLLQAISQPSYFTHRVHICLENYERNLQQGAG